The Fulvivirga maritima genome segment AATTTATCAATTGGTGCTTGTGTTACACCATCTACCAATTCCAAAGTAGACATATAAATATTCTTCTCTACTAATTTATGATCTTTTGAAATGACTCCACTTTCTATAGGTTGTGAAAAGCTCAATTCATATGGATATGTACCATCTTCCAATAAAAAATGATGGGTACCTGTATAAAATTGTCCCTCTAAGAAAATATTGACAGCATTTGATTTAAATGTTGCCATAAGAACCTTAATATCTTCGCTTACACCTTCATCTGTCAAAATCAACTCATTGGAGATTACTCCCACATGATTTTCATAACTCAACTCGTATGAATAGCTTCCTGCGAAAGCTTTAATAAAAGCGAAACCTGATGGATCCGTAGTCAAGCTACGTTGTCCAACTTCAATATTAATATCACTAACACCTTCATTATCTGAATCTACCACGTTAAAATAAACTGTTAAATCAGGTAGATTAATTTCTTTGTAAAGGACTTGTGCTGGATTTCCTTGAACATATTCTGGCACCTCTAATGTAAATGGATATTCACCAATAAGCTCTGGTGAAGTTAATACTGCGGAATACTTACCAGGAAATATTCCGATTATTTGTAGGGCCATTGAAGCACCCTTCTCTAGTTCTACGCCGCTATCACCTTCAAAACTAACTATGCCTCCGGGAAATATTTCCTCTCCGTATTCGAATTGAATGGTCATTAACCTTAGATTAATTGGTTCCACTATGCCCTCATCATCAATAGTAAATTGCCCTTCCATCTGTCCGGGGCGTTCATCTAAATGCACTGTATAATTATAAGTACCTGACGGCAAGTAGAAAGAAATAGGGCTTGCATCACTATACAGGGTACTTCCGTCTACCGTTATACTCATCCTAGCCTGCGGCCAGACCTCATTTAAAGCTAACGCATTATCAATGGCAGCTATAAATTTAACCTCATAACCTTGGTTAATATTAGTCTCTACATCCTCATCTTCAATAACTACCTCTCCTTCCAGCTGCATGCCTTCTATGAGATATGCGTAGTTACCCGGAAATGCAAAAAATATAGCCTTACCCAAAGCTGAAGTAACTAAAGCACTATCACCTAGTTGAATTGCTGTGTTTATTATGGGGTTTTCATTGCCATCGGTTAGGTTAAATGTGGCCTTATACACAGTAACAATCTCATTATAAGCATCTTCCGTAGTTAATAATTCCTGTTCATATGCTCCAAGAATATCATCTCCCATTACCAAATAAGAATGAGGAGCTCTTTCTAAATATAAGTTTAACTCACCCTCAGCATCTACTTCATGAACCACTCCATCAATGGTAATACTGGTATTTCCAACCGGCGTACCATCAGTCTCAGCCACCATAAAATGGACATCTGACAATTCTATTTCAAAATCCTGTCCCTCAAACTCTATTTCAACAGTTCTACTTATGCTATCATTTAGCAGTGGATGGGTAATTTCAGCTTCATAAACGCCTGATGGCAGATACACTTGAGCAATTCCCTGTTCGTTAGTAGTGATTATTTTATC includes the following:
- a CDS encoding T9SS type A sorting domain-containing protein; this encodes MAEDIDGVIEPRENGLTLEFSDYNLVKVEVIPSEFRYLRGSMSVNSKLFDVYKGGENEIYLKTGSYSTTFYNEYNKSAPRIIYGSLEVEEEDVYYPIELHKTKFVLITEQDSVLSNANINIDCPHPVSPVSVKTDENGEVEVFLPDGEYNYVISSPTLGVDIEHTFTIEGADHLEEPDLYMLDFSVKPDHLGQLANAEIEVGNKHITTDNKGMASLFFPTGNYSYKLSHPDIGVSSIQGTSEIVENSITENIELYTTSFQVMVGQEALSDVKIAIADKIITTNEQGIAQVYLPSGVYEAEITHPLLNDSISRTVEIEFEGQDFEIELSDVHFMVAETDGTPVGNTSITIDGVVHEVDAEGELNLYLERAPHSYLVMGDDILGAYEQELLTTEDAYNEIVTVYKATFNLTDGNENPIINTAIQLGDSALVTSALGKAIFFAFPGNYAYLIEGMQLEGEVVIEDEDVETNINQGYEVKFIAAIDNALALNEVWPQARMSITVDGSTLYSDASPISFYLPSGTYNYTVHLDERPGQMEGQFTIDDEGIVEPINLRLMTIQFEYGEEIFPGGIVSFEGDSGVELEKGASMALQIIGIFPGKYSAVLTSPELIGEYPFTLEVPEYVQGNPAQVLYKEINLPDLTVYFNVVDSDNEGVSDINIEVGQRSLTTDPSGFAFIKAFAGSYSYELSYENHVGVISNELILTDEGVSEDIKVLMATFKSNAVNIFLEGQFYTGTHHFLLEDGTYPYELSFSQPIESGVISKDHKLVEKNIYMSTLELVDGVTQAPIDKFNVQFFWGDFEVENSATFGVLTVDNGFDNIFSVQADGYMDTTVHLQLENESVIRVAMRPKTHFEITFLGADKTVISNQIIAIGDAVNVPEPPIVQGYIFVGWFTQEGDQVSDFTNLNEDLIVTAKYEHITAVDSPLTSVLQIYPNPVENQLYITLEEGIEPIGNTIIIYDLRGQKLGEYVLNNGVNTLDVSHLECGVYLFQLGNTYERVIKK